CCCCTTAGCTCATCGCCCTTATCTCCTCTGTGATAGCTGATGTGTCATTTCGTCGTCGTAACTTGAAATATTTTGCAGATAGTATTTGGAAATCTATCATTTCTGTCAAAATGGAAAAAGGTTGACTCGAAACTTTTAATCGTTAACATTGAATAGATTGTTGTAAAAAATTATTTCATCTTTTTGTAAACTAATGGCACGAAATAGCAACTCAAACACAAATAGGCAGGTTCAAATGGTTTGAACCTGCCTAAAACACAAAACGGCCCACGGTGATCTAAATCGTAAATAAGCCCAAACAAGTGACAAACTTAATTGACGCCGTTCAGCCGGTGACAGCCTCCGGCGAGTCCATCGCTGTCGTCACCGGCTGTCTCTCTCTTCCTCTTCTCCTTTCACTTCTCTATCATAACTCCTTTCCTCTCTCTTTGACTCGCCGACATACTTTCTGTTGTGGTCTCCTTCTCTCCTCCGGCGTCGCTGCTCGGTGGTTTAGGGTTTTGGAGCGGTGGTGAGGTGTGTCTGTGAGAGTGGGGCTTGGTAGTTTCTCCGAGGGTTAACTTTGAGGCATGGCTCAGATCCGGCAAGATCTGATTTCAATGGAGGACGATTGCGCTCCGGTGGTGGTGCTCTGGTCACCGTCGCTTCATCCTGCGTCAGATAGCTTGTGTTGATGATTGGTTCCCTCGTTCTCGGTTGGAGGGCTCTTGTCTTTGAGATCTTTGCTTCAGATTCTTTTCTGTTTCTCACCACCAATGAGAATTTGTTGAATCAAAAGTCGACTTTGGGTCTATGGCGAGCTCCCTGGCGGTGGTGGTGACTCTCTGCTTGTGGTTTCTCCTTGTAGGTTGGTGTGGGGCTCCTTGTGACTAGAAGGTATCGTTGTCATGCTTATGAGGAGGGCTGAGTTCTTCTTCTCATCTAAGCCAGAGGTGGCAGTCTGGTGAAGTGGTTAGATTGAGCTTCCCTGTTCGGTAATTGGTCAGTCTCTGGTTCTCAGAGTCAGTCGCTCGTGCGGGTCAATGTTGGTCTCTGGTTGTTGTAGTCTACCTATGACTTCATTCCCGGTGATAGCGTGTGTAGCCAGCATCTCTGCAGTAAGGGTATGGTTCTTCGGTCCTGGCCCTGTGGTGCTAGCTTCCTTTTATAGTGCAGGGTCTGGTGGATGTAGCGGGTCTATCATCAACTCGTCTCTCCAAATAAGAGTGGTTATTGGGCTCGTTGTTGGGGTGTTGGTGGTTCCGGTGGGAGACTTTGGGTTGTTGGAGTATCCTGGTGCTTCTGAACTTCAGGAAGGAGGAGTAGAGGTGGCTGTTTGCGGTGATTGGTGGCTGGTGGTTCGACAGGCTCTGGTTCGTCGGTTTCGCTGTCTCGATGCAGCCCCATTGTCGTCTATTGCTAGTTTCGAGTTCTGGATGGTGTCTGTGCTTTCTGCAGGTGGTGGGGCTTTGTGGTAAGGCTATATTTTGGAGGCGAGTGCCTGGGAAGGCCATATATACCGGCTCGTGACTCATATTATAACTGGTGCATTACTATGGAGTCCTTGATCTTGCGCATGGTGCGCTCTCTGCAACTTGTTAAGTTCATCTCTAGTGTTCTCTCCTTTGCTTCCGGTATCAGTTCTTAATCATGTTTTTCTTATTTTATTTTGTTGTTGTGGTAGTAGTTTCTTTTTGGTGTTTGTTTTCTGCTACTAGTATCTCTATGTAATTTCTGTCACAAACTTGAAAATTGGTAATGCAATCTTAACATGTTTACCAAAAAAAAGTGACAAACTATTTAGTTGGAGAAGAATATGAAATAATAATGAGAAAAGGAAAATTTCTGAAGAAGACAAATACAAATCTTAGAGATAAGGAAGTAACTAGGAAAAATGAAAGAGGATAAGTTTGAATCTATGGGAAAATGGGAAGTCAGCCGACCTAGAGAGCACTATATAAACAAAGGTCAAGACAGAAGAGAAGGGACACATTCATTCATGATTTCCTAGACTCCACATGCTTTGCATCTGGATTTAGCCTTAAGGAACTTAGTCTTGGGTAGATTTAGTCTAGTGAACCTAAGTTAGACGTTATTTATTGTTCTATTGCTCGTATCTGATTATTAGACGAACTTTGTGTAAGCAGTTTTATCTCTTGTGCACAATTCTATATAAACAAAATATGTTTGTTTTGATCCTCAAAAGGGGTATTTAGGCAGTTTTTCATAAGGTCTAGTCTGAAACTAATAAAAACAATTTACATCTAAAAATCACCCAAACACTACAAATCGAAAAAGACATAAAAGATGTAAAAAAAAAATTAAGAAGGTCCTAAGGAAGAACCACAAGATCACCCAAATAAAGCTACCAACCATCAAGGATGGTATGAAGAAGAAAACGGCCAGATAAGTGAAGCATGAGAAGTTTATGGTAATTTTGAAGGATAAGTATCACATCTAGTAAACGTTGGTTCTGAATCTAGTGGAGAGGAAGATGAAGAAGAGTCTTGTGTTGAAGAGAGACCATCGTGTGAAATATCATACTCTGATCAACATGAAGAACAGCAAAAAGAAACTCATTCACAAGTCAGTTTAGAAGACTTTGTCTTTGTTGAAGAAAATATAGAGGAGAAGCAGAATGTCGGCATGTCGTTGTTGAAGAAAAATTCTTAAATAAGGTTGGAAAAATGATGATTAGTTTTGAACCACGCGTCTGTGGTCGGGTGGTCAAGGCGTTCCGTGGATCCGCAAAGGACCTGAATTCGAATCCGCACCACACCAGATTTCCACAGTGCGTGGTCATCGGGGTTTTCACATTCTCTCTCCGGAGAATGGTTTACCTTTTTTTTTTACATCCATTTTGCAGGCCATCGTCGAGAACCATAAAAAATTAAAAATACTTATGCTGGGGAGAGGCATAAAACATTAGTTTGTTTAAATTTTTCTAGATTTTTATGATTTTCTAAAATTTTATATCTCATCAAAAAATTATTATTATTTTATTAAAATATTAATATATTATTGAAAATTACCTTTGTTTTCGGTATGAGCTGTAGTTAATTGATAACATTCATAAATTGATGTACTAAATTGACCAAACAGTTAACAAAAATTATGAAATTAAATAACAGAAAGGTTAAGTAATTTTTTGTCAAAAAGGTTAAGTATTAAATGGCTTATAATTTTTTTTGTCGAATTTCTTATAAAAATTTATTTAGAATAATTTATACAAAAACTTAAATTCATGTTGATATAAATATTTGGTTTATCATTAACATTTTAGATATTTAATTATTTTAAAACTAAATATAAATAAAATTTCAAGAGTATAATACATATTTCAATATATTCATATATACATTCAGATTTCGGTTTGCTTTATTTATAATTTTTAGACTAGGCAGTCATCTGCACCGTGTGCAAAGTGAAATAGTTGATTAGATTATTTATTTTACGTTGTATTAAGGAATTTGTTGTATAGTTTTTCTAGGGATTGACATTCAGATATCCGTTAAGATTTAATTGATCTATTTAGATTTTGCATTTTTAGAGTGAGAAATTTAAATCTGATTTGGGTATTTACAAAAACAATATTTAAATTTGGTTTGTATTTGATTCGAATCATTGCGGGCTCAGTTTGGGTTTGAGTTAAAGTACACATTTTAATTATGTATTTTTTTAACAGAAATCCAAATATACTTAAGTCCTCAAAATCCAAAAATAATATAATATAAAACATAAAATTTGAATAAGTAAGACTAAATACTTAAATTTACATTAAAATTAGTTTAATTTAAATATTTAGATAGAGAAAAATAGATATTTTTGTATTTTCTTAACATTTTGTTATTTTAGATATTTACTTGTGACTACTTTGATAATTTTTAGATATTTCATATTTTTTAATACATAATAGATATAAAATATAAAAAATTAATATATTTAAATATATAATTGTGATTTAGATATTTTTGGTATCTAAAATATTTCAATTTGGATCGGATTATGGTCTAGTGATCCGGATATTAAAGTTTTATATCCATCTGAGTATTTAATCAATTTTAATTTGTGTTTACTATTACTTTCAAATCAAGTTCGGTCCGGTTCTTCGATTTTACCGAGACTTAGTTTCTTCTACTAATATAAAGAAAAGAAATGTAAAAAATAGTTTGGGTCTATTTTACATACACAATTATTAGACCATACTTTAAGAATACCAATAAAATGGTTGGGCGTGTCAATATTGTTGGGCATGTTGCAAAATTGATGTAGTCTATATCCAATAACATGTACTCTCTTATAAAAATTTCTTGGAAAATATAATAAAAACATGATACAATCGAGTAAAAGGCGGTTAGGTTGCATCGAAAATAATGTGATCTCTTCACTCGGCACTTCCGAATTTGGTTTTGTATTCGATTTCGCAAAAAAAATTTCCTTTTATAGCTTTTCTAATTTCTGATTTTTTCTAGCAATTTTATTTTGTTTCCAATTCTTGGTTTGATATGAAAACTTTGTAAAGAAAAACAATACTTGGCTAAACTAAATATCTGACTTTGTGTGTACTGTTTTTCACCTCAGTTTCCTTAATTCATAACCAATCCCGATTATTTGCTGCCTTTGTGTACAAAAATTACAACGATGACCAAGTTGGGCAAAGTACGAAACTTTCGGTTTTTAAAAACATTCTCATTCCAACATTTTAGTTGATGCGAATCTTAATAATTTTGTAAATTTTTTCTTTCAATAATAATTATTCAGTAGTTTCACGGAGAGAACTTCGGTTCACCAATACAAATGTTCAAATTGCATAAATTAAAACTAAATTAATTTAAAAAATAATGTGTAAACACATTAAATTATATGCGCTGGAGTTAAAAAAATTAGTGTGTGAATATAATAATTTTTAAATGATTGTGAGACTGTCCTATCAACATTCTAATTGTCAAATTATTGTGAAACATTCACGTATCAATTAATGTGTATCAATTAATGTGTGAACACATTTATTACAATTCTTTTTTTTTAATATGTAAGGGATATCGAAGATAAGTTTGGTTTGATTTTTTTGGCTCTAGATAAAACATTCATGCTTAAAATATCGGGAGGTTCTTAACACAAGTTCCTAAAATTAAAACAATTAAAATAATAGAAAGTTAAAAAGAGAAAATAGGAAAATTCTCAATTAAGCACTTTTAAGAAACAATTACAATACTGACACACAGATATGTCACCTCTTTATTGGTTCTGTTTTTTAAAAGCAAAGTAAAAAGTAAATACATTAGTATAATATTAATTTTTTTTTTCTTTTAGAATCTCTCGCATGTTTTCAGCCATGGTATGCTCTTATAATAATAAAAAAAACATATACACAGCCACATTTCTTGTTTCTCCAACCAACCTCTCATTATAAATGAAAGCGACTCTCGCACCACCCTCCTCTCTCATAAGCCTCCCCAGGCACAAAGTATCTTCTCTCCGTTCACCGTCGCTTCTCCTTCAGTCCCAACGGCTATCCTCAGCCTTAATGACAACGACGGCAACACGTGGAAGCGTAGCTGTGACGGCTGCTGCTACCTCCTCCGCTGAGGCGCTGCGAGAAGGAATAGCGGAATTCTACAACGAGACGTCGGGATTATGGGAGGAGATTTGGGGAGATCATATGCATCACGGCTTCTACGATCCCGATTCCTCTGTTCAACTTTCAGATTCCGGTCACCGGGAAGCTCAGATCCGGATGATTGAAGAGTCTCTACGTTTCGCCGGCGTTACTGGTTCGCTTCTCATTCTCTACACTTGAGTTTGATACGTTGTTTGTTATGAGTGATAAACGTACACATGAACACTTTCTAGATTTATTATAAACATTTTTTTGAACTTTTATTATAAACAATTCTTACAAACAAAATACTCTTTAAAATCTATAACAAAGGTTTAGTTTTACTTTTGATTTGTTGGTAACAGAAATGAGTAGGGATGTTTGAAGTCAGATGAAGCCTTTCTGATTATCCCTTGGGAAGAAAGGCTTACAGTAAGCCACGTCCCATCCAAAAGCAGACCCATTCCCTAACTAATCATTTGTATAAACAATTTGTAACTATTATTCCTAGATATTTTTTTTTACTTTTAGTTACCCTAACTTTTTGTATACAAGACACGAGGTGATTTTTCACATTATTTATCATAACATAGACATAGTTTTTTGAGAAAATATATCATACATAGTTGTAACTTGAATTATATATTTTTGAGAAAAACTCAGTAATAATTTTGTTATAATTATTCATAGTTTTATATTTATTAATAATAAGATTTTGTAAGTCTCTTTTTGAAACTATTATGGATGATGAATAAGTTCTTCCTCATTTCAAGATTAAGAAAACAATTTAAACTGAAATAATAATGCGCATTCGGTGAAAATATCTTTCTGCTTGGGATTGTGGTTGTTAATATTAATTTATATTATAAACACATGACTTTTTTAAAGAAGAGGAGAAAAAGATAAAGAGAGTGGTGGATGTTGGGTGTGGGATCGGAGGAAGCTCAAGGTATATTGCCTCTAAATTTGGTGCCGAATGCATTGGCATCACACTCAGTCCCGTTCAAGCCAAGAGAGCCAATGATCTCGCCGCCGCTCAATCACTCTCTCATAAGGTGTCTTCTCGTACATTCGACCATTCTTTCTGCGGAATCTGATCTAACTGAGACGCCATTGGACCAGGTTTCCTTCCAAGTTGCAGATGCATTGGACCAACCATTTGAAGATGGTATTTTCGATCTTGTTTGGTCAATGGAAAGCGGTGAGCATATGCCTGACAAGGCCAAGGTATACTACCTAGCTCACCATAATTTTTATACTAGATTTACTAGACAATATCCATCTTTTGATGTCAATGATGTCCATTAATTTTAAAATAAACAAAAGAAGGATGTGAGAGTAAAATTTTGTCAAATTTATCTAACAACACGTTTTCTATTTAGTTATGTCATGGTTTCTTTTTGTCTAAAAATTTTAGGCAGAGTTTACAAAAAGAAAATTGTAGTATCTGTTCGAAAACAGAATCTTAGTGTGGTATTTTTGAAACTCATTCAGTCTTCCTTGTGGAAGCATATTTACTGTGTGTGCGAAATGAGTGTAGTTCGTGAAGGAATTGGTACGTGTGACGGCTCCAGGAGGAAGGATAATAATAGTGACATGGTGCCACAGAAATCTATCCCAAGGGGAAGAAGCTTTGCAGCCATGGGAGCAGAACCTCTTGGACAGAATCTGCAAAACATTTTATCTCCCGGCCTGGTGCTCCACCTCTGATTATGTCGAGTTGCTTCAATCCCTCTCGCTCCAGGTTATTATATTTCTCACGCTCCGATGCTAAAATCAGTAAGTAGTGTCTCAAATATATGTGTGTTTGTAGGATATTAAGTGTGCAGATTGGTCAGAGAACGTAGCTCCTTTCTGGCCGGCGGTTATACGAACCGCATTAACGTGGAAGGGCCTTGTGTCTCTGCTTCGTAGTGGTATGTTTCCGCAATGTTGTTTACATTCATGATTCCAAATGTTTATAAGATTAGAAACATACAGGTATGAAGAGTATAAAAGGAGCATTGACAATGCCATTGATGATTGAAGGGTACAAGAAAGGTGTCATTAAATTTGGCATCATCGCTTGCCAGAAGCCTCTCTAAGTTCAATCTAAACAATAAAATTGTCGTACTTTTCAGCGAATTGATTTCTATCTATGATATAGGAGATTGAATAAGAGTCACGTGAGAAATGTGGATGCATGAAATCCCTTAAACGTCATTAATGTTCGTTCATGGCTACGTTGTCTATTTTAGATAAATATACAAGTAGAAAGGTGTCATTAAGTTTGTCATCACCACTTGCCGTTGTCTCATATCCGTGTGGTTCGGACATGTGGTCGTGTCTGCCTTGTCTAAAGTTATTTCCGTGTACAATATAAACACATGGAGATAGTCGAAATGGGTACACTTACAAGTAGAGTCACAATGTTTTGCATGTCAACTGGTGAACCAAACATATGAGTCTATAAACTTCTGTCATCAAAAAGCCCACGATTGAGAAAAAGACAGAAGTATATCAGCTTCATCATTAGATTCGTCATCAGATTCATCTTCATCATTTACAAAGAGTGTGTGTCCATGCTAAAAATCTTGGGTTAATGAGCTATTTCCGTACCATAACTATCGTATGTTAACAAATGTACACAAATTGTTACGTTTGAGTTCTAATTCGTACACGATTGAATCGAACTAAAGAAAGTACTCAAGACACAAGAATTTGTTTTCCCAGTTCGAGAACCTCGTCTCTACGTCTGGGGGGAGTCTTTTGCTCCCTAAGCACTAAGCTCTTTATCGGAAAACTCCTCGGATAGGGATTACAATATAGTCAATCCTCTTAGTACAATATGATCGTCTAATCTCTTCTTCTATCTACGTTTCAGGTATCAGTGTAATACCAGAACGTGAAAACGACCGTGCTCAGGTCAAGAAAGCGACTCAGCTTGAGATATAACAACTCCTCGTTGTTCGGAAACTCGCTAGGCGCTACGCGTGCGGCGCACCCGGACCTAGCGATTTATTGAAAAAGCGGAAAAAATCGGGGAGTACGCGGGAAGGAATTTTGTGTATTTTTGTACGTATAATACCACATAGTATAAATAGAAATTAACGTTTTAAATTTTAGTTGCTGTATATTTATGGTTTTATACATGTTTAATGAATTTGTGTTACTAAAGTGGTTATTGCCTCATTGTAAACTAAGCAAGGGAAGGTCGATACACTTTATGGTGGTTTAAAAAAATTAGAAAGGTTTGTTATATATTTATAGTTTAAAGGATTGACAATGATTCTTCACAGGTGATGTGGTAACGCTACACTTGTAAACTGGAATTAGTGCGAGTTCGATTCTTGTAACTTGCATTTGGTATTCATTTTTCACTCATTTATTTTAATAGGGGTGAAGTTGTAATTTTGTACTAGTCTTCTTCCCAGACCTATTTTCCTGTATGCGGCCGCCATTGTTTTTACTCAAGTTTTAGATGATTTCATCACATAATCCCTTAGATTTAGCACTTACATGGTTAAACTCATACTATTTTCGTGTTTCCAATACAATATTAACAAAATCTGAGTATTTTCAAGTGTTTCATGATTTGGACAAAACGAGGTTTTGTCAATTGGACGCCCGCGTTCTCTAATTCTACGTTGTAAGCCGGAATTACTCGTGTTACTGTTCAACACAACCGAATCGACCTTAATCGCCACGCTCACCATACGTAGAGCATTTAACCGGCCACAAAATCGGTTACTCGGCCGCGTTTTTGAACAGAGCAACTCCTTATAAAATCAGATGAAAACGGCTATAAAAGCAAGAAAAAAATATAAAGGGAAAATATATGGGGGAATGTTCGTTAATTCTCTTTCATTAAGAGATATAAAATTAACTTCGGCACACAGGTGTTGTCGAATCCACGATCCATAATATATAACCATCTTAATTGAACCACCAGACTAAGATACAATTTGAAAATATATTTACAAAATATATATATATATATATATATATTAAAATTGCAAAGAATTATTGAAGGAAAGACTTGTAATTGCAGTTGAGAGAAGACATAATCATCGAAACGTTGGAGTGAGAGATTGAGTTTTTGCCCGAAATTGATTACTTTAAGAGATTACGTTCTGGGATCAGGAATCACGATTCCCGGATATGTATCGAAGAAGGTTAGTGGTGTCGAGGATGTTAAAGTGAACAAATGACTGTTTGTGAAAAATCACTAACACTGGTGATGCGAATCGTTGAAGATATTTTTAAAAAACTTATCTGATAGTGTCGAACCCAGCTCAAAGAATGCTCTGACTAGTGACATTACCAATAGAACTATTTAATTATTTTGAATTATTGGCCTTATAAAATATTGAAACATTTACGCTATAAATCACTTTTCATCTTTTTTATTACAGTTTAAGACACTTTTCACTGTTGACACACTTTTTCTTAACTTATTGTTGTTTCCTAACAAATCTAGTTACTAAAATGAAATCTCTCTCTCTCTCTCTCTCTCTCTCTAGAGAGTAAATTAATGATGAGTCTTTAGTAAGAGATGGTGGTGGGTTCTACGGTGGTAGTGGAAACACAGAGTTCGAATTCTTAGAGCCTTTGAATATGGATGGTGTTGGTGAAGGAAGAAAAAAGACTTTTTTTTGTTTGGAGTTCTATGAATCGTAGCGATTTGGTTATAATTGGATGAAAATTCTGAAATTTTGGGGAAAAAATTTGAAAACAAAAATTGTTTTTTGCTCGTTTTCACTTGGTAAGGATTAATCTTACGAGATTTGTAGGTTTTAAGTTAAAAAACATGGAAGAACTGTTCGAAATGATGGTAAATGTATGTGGCGGCTCTGTTTTCAATTGAAGAAATAAAAACCCTAAATGAAGAAGATGAAGTCAAAATTATCCTTATACCCTTCATCAAAGAAAAAAAGAAAAAACAAAAAAAAACAAAAAAAAAAGACACTGAATGTGCTTCGAACGCGAGACCAAGTGGTAGTTTAACCACTGC
This genomic interval from Brassica oleracea var. oleracea cultivar TO1000 chromosome C2, BOL, whole genome shotgun sequence contains the following:
- the LOC106318945 gene encoding tocopherol O-methyltransferase, chloroplastic isoform X1; the protein is MKATLAPPSSLISLPRHKVSSLRSPSLLLQSQRLSSALMTTTATRGSVAVTAAATSSAEALREGIAEFYNETSGLWEEIWGDHMHHGFYDPDSSVQLSDSGHREAQIRMIEESLRFAGVTEEEKKIKRVVDVGCGIGGSSRYIASKFGAECIGITLSPVQAKRANDLAAAQSLSHKVSFQVADALDQPFEDGIFDLVWSMESGEHMPDKAKFVKELVRVTAPGGRIIIVTWCHRNLSQGEEALQPWEQNLLDRICKTFYLPAWCSTSDYVELLQSLSLQDIKCADWSENVAPFWPAVIRTALTWKGLVSLLRSGMKSIKGALTMPLMIEGYKKGVIKFGIIACQKPL
- the LOC106318945 gene encoding tocopherol O-methyltransferase, chloroplastic isoform X2, whose product is MKATLAPPSSLISLPRHKVSSLRSPSLLLQSQRLSSALMTTTATRGSVAVTAAATSSAEALREGIAEFYNETSGLWEEIWGDHMHHGFYDPDSSVQLSDSGHREAQIRMIEESLRFAGVTEEKKIKRVVDVGCGIGGSSRYIASKFGAECIGITLSPVQAKRANDLAAAQSLSHKVSFQVADALDQPFEDGIFDLVWSMESGEHMPDKAKFVKELVRVTAPGGRIIIVTWCHRNLSQGEEALQPWEQNLLDRICKTFYLPAWCSTSDYVELLQSLSLQDIKCADWSENVAPFWPAVIRTALTWKGLVSLLRSGMKSIKGALTMPLMIEGYKKGVIKFGIIACQKPL